Proteins found in one Candidatus Poribacteria bacterium genomic segment:
- a CDS encoding DUF4416 family protein, which translates to MGAITTPLPVKAIIGVLTADPDLLSTVYAELTHRLGPIDYTSELVPFTSTAYYEAEMGPDIQRQFISFERLVDAGTLAEMKLFTNGIEQTFAIKKSEADARRVNLDAGYICLAKLVLASTKDHAHRIYLSDGIYAEITLRFYRKTFQPWEWSYPDYRLPIYIAIFNHIRKIYRNQLESQLLFTEARDF; encoded by the coding sequence ATGGGAGCAATCACGACACCACTGCCGGTTAAAGCAATCATCGGTGTGCTGACAGCCGACCCTGACCTCCTGTCAACAGTTTATGCAGAGTTAACACATCGCCTTGGACCCATTGATTACACAAGTGAATTGGTGCCCTTCACAAGCACAGCCTACTACGAGGCTGAAATGGGACCAGACATCCAACGACAATTTATTAGTTTTGAAAGACTTGTCGATGCCGGTACGCTGGCAGAAATGAAGTTGTTCACGAATGGTATCGAGCAAACTTTTGCAATAAAAAAGTCCGAAGCAGACGCGCGGCGTGTCAATTTAGACGCCGGTTACATCTGCTTAGCAAAGCTCGTGCTTGCGTCAACGAAAGACCATGCCCATCGTATCTACCTCAGCGACGGTATCTACGCCGAAATCACACTCCGCTTCTATCGCAAAACGTTCCAACCATGGGAGTGGAGTTATCCGGACTACCGTTTACCAATATACATCGCTATTTTTAACCACATTCGCAAAATTTATAGAAATCAATTAGAAAGTCAACTACTCTTCACTGAAGCGCGAGATTTTTAA